The nucleotide window GACGCGGAGCCGGAGCCGGACGCGGAGCCGGAGCCGCACGCGGAGCCGGAGCCGGACGCGGAGCCGGAGCCGGACGCGGAGCCGGAGCCGGACGCGGAGCCGGAGCCGGAGCCGGAGCCGGAGCCGGACGCGGAGCCGGAGCCGGACGCGGAGCCGGAGCCGGACGCGGAGCCGGAGCCGGACGCGGAGCCGGACGCGGAGCCGGACGCGGAGCCGGAGCCGGACGCGGAGCCGGAGCCGGAGCCGGACGCGGAGCCGGACGCGGAGCCGGACGCGGAGCCGGAGCCGGAGCCGGAACCGGACGCGGATCCGGAAGAACCGGAACCAGACGTGGATCCAGAGCCGGAGCCAGACGTGGATCCGGCGCCGGCGCCTCCCCCGCCGCTCACACCCTCTGCGCTACTCGCCGCGGTACGTGAACCGCAGCTCGTAGTCGCACAGGTGGAACACGTCGCCCTCGTCGATGCGCTTGTTGTCGATGCGCATGCCCTTGTAGTCGATGCCGTTGGTCGACCCGAGGTCCTTGATATAGAACGTGCCGTTACGGCGGATCACCGCGGCGTGCTTGCGCGAGATGTTGCCGTCCTTGATCGCCAGGTCGCTGGTCTTGGACCCGCGGCCGATGATGAACTGGTCCTTGGCGACCGGGTAGCGCTGGCCGTTGAACATCAGGAACAGCGTCGAGCCGGCCGGGCTCATCATCGGGGGCGGCGCCGGCGCGGGCGCCGGCGCGGGCGCCGGCTGGGCGGCGGCGCCGTAGTTCGACGTCGGTCCCGGTCGGCCGCCGTGCGGCATCCCGCCGCCGCCCATGTGGCCGGCCGGGGTCGGCGGCGCCGGGCGGCGCGGGCTCGACGCGGTCGGGGGCTGGGCCATCGGCCCCGGCGGCTGGGTCCCGGGCTGGGGGCGTCGGCTCGGCGGCCCCGCGGGCGCCATCGGCTGCTGACCGCTCGACGACGCGCCGGGCGCGCCCTGGGCCGGGTAGTTCTTCGAGCGGGCGTAGTACCGCATCGACTCGTTGATCAAGTAGTCGATCGAGCAGTCGAAGTCGTTCGCCATCTGCTCGAACGTCTCCCACAGGACGTCGCGGCAGTAGAAGTGGCGCATCGTCTTCTTGCTCTGGTCCATCCGCGCGAAGCTCCTGCGTGACTTGATCGACAACCGCTCGATCGGGCTGCCCCCCCCGGGAGGGCAAAAAAACAATACTACTTGTCCGCGCCGGGCGCTCTATTTCGACGCGCCTTTAGCGCAGCGTCGCGGCGAGCTCGGTCGCGCGCTGGCCCAGGGTCGGTAGCGGCTTCTGCTCCTTCTTGGGGAGGTCCGACTGGTCGCCCCAGTAGCCCAGCAGCTTGGCCTTGTCACCGCCCAGCGCCGCGATCCGCTCGACCTCGGCCTTGCCGCCCAGGCTCGCCAGCGCCTCGATCCCGATCCATCGCGCGACCCAGTTCGAGCTGGTCGTCAGCGCCTGCGCCGCCGCGATCAGGCCGTCGCGATCCCCGAGCTGGGCCAGGGGCGTCACCACCGCGCCCATCAGGATCTCCTTCTGGTAGCCGTCGCGGGTCGACAGCGAGCCGGCGACCTCGGTCAACGCCTTGGCGCCACCGCACCGGATGGCGTTATTTGCGCCGACCCAGCGGAACCGCGGATCGCGGTGGGCCTGGTTGACCATCGCCAGCAGCGGGTCGAGGCAGCCCGGCAGCCCGGCGGCGCGGATCAGCTCGACCGCGTCGTTCGCGATCCGGGCCGACTGGTTGTCGTCGCGCGCGATCGCGCCCAGGCGATCGAGGCTGGTCGCCAGCGCCGCCGGCGCCCCCACCGGGAACAGCCCCGCCGGATCGATGTAGACCTGGTAGAGCGCGTTGATCGCGCGCTCGGTCAGGGTCGAGTCGCCCCGGTCCATCACGGCGATCTCGACCACCAGCTTGACCGCGTCGGGCGAGCCCGACGCCGCCAGCCCCAGCAGCAGCTGATCGCCGATCTTGGGGCGGCGCCCGTCCTTGTCGGGCGCGGCGATGACCCGGTTCGCGACCGCGATCAAGCGCTCGCCGGCCTTGGGCCCGAGCGCCCGCATGATCGCCGCGCCGCGGAAGCGCCCGGTGGCCGCGCGGCCCTCGTAGTAGCCGCCGGTCAGCCAGTCGGTCAGGTAGCCGTCGATGACCGCCCGGGTCTCGTCGTCGGCCAGCGGCCGCAGCTCGAACAAGGCGTCCTTGCCGATCTCCTGGAGCGAGGTCGGCTGCGCCATCTCGCCCTCGATCCGCGCGATCGCCCACAGCCGCGGCGCCAGCTTGGCCAGCACCTGATCGCGCCGGGCCGGCGCCATCGCGTCGAACATCGCCTTGGCGTCCTGATCGTTGCCGCGCTTGTACAGGTTCTCGGCCGCGTGGGCCGACAGATCCGGATCGATCGAGCCGTTCTTCATCGTCGACTTCAGCTTGCTCAGCCCCTTCTTCGAGGTGAGCCACTTGTCGATGCTGGCGTGGTTGGTCTTCTCGCACGCCGCGCCCAGCGTCAGGGCCAGGACGACGAAGATGATCGCGACGGACTTCGGCACGGGCGTCAGCATACCAGGCAGAGACGGTGCTACCGTGCCGCGGTGCGCCGATCGCCCTGCACTGCCGTCGCGGTCGTCGCGGCCCTGGCGTCCGCGGCGGGCCCGGTCCGCGCGTCGCCGGCCGACGATCCCGCCACCGACGGCGCGGTGTTCGCCGGCGTCACCGGCGCCGATCCGGCCAACGCCACGACCAACCCGGCGGCGCTCTTGCGGCTGGTGCCGGGCGTGCATGTGTTCACGATCGCGACCGGCAGCTACGAGCGCGTCAAGGTCGATCAGCGGACGATCGATCCGGACACCGGCGCCGTCGGCGCGGGGCCCAGCCTCACCGACGCGGTCTTCGGCGGCGGCGTCACCGCCGGGTTCGCGGTCGCGTCGCCGCGGCGCATGGTCGCGGTGCTGGCGTCGGTGCGCCCGCCCGACGAGACCATCGACGACCCGGCGGTCGGCTACCACACCCGCGGCAGCCGCACGCGGCGGATCGACTGGGCGACCCTGGCCGGCGGCTTCAGCATCACCAGCCGCCTGTACCTCGGCCTGGCCGGCACGCTCGCCGATCGTCACCACGTGCTCGCGTTCGCGCGCGACACCGCGCTCGACGCCGGCCGCGATCCGACCCGAGGCCTCGGCAGCGACTGCGGCGGCGCCCCGTGCGGGCTCGGCGACCCGGCGGCGCGGGAGCTGTGGCGCATCGACGTCGAGCCCTCGTCGCTGCCGACCACCGACAACCTCATGTACACGGTCGGCGTCCTGGCGAAGCTGCCCGGCGGCATCTGGCTGGGGCTGGCGGCCGAGCGCCCGTGGCAGCTCGGCCGCTTCACGATGACCGGCGACGTGACGATCGTGCGGGCCCCGCGCGACGGCGGCGGCACGCTCCGCGGCGACGCGGTCGTGTACCAGCACCTGCCTGAGGTCATCCGGTTCGGCGGGCGCGGCCCGCTCACGCGCACCTGGGAGGTCACCGGCGAGCTGCGGTGGCGCCGCCTGGCCCGGGTCGATCCGGTCGACGTGCGCGTCTTCGGCGCCGATCTCGCGGGCACCGACGTGCCCGAGCTGACGCTGCGGCCGTCGGGCCTCACCGACGCGGTCGCGATCCAGGCCGGCGTCGAGCAGCTCGATCGCGGTCAGACCTGGCGGGCCGGCGCCCGGCTCGGCCTCGACACCGGCGCGGTCAGCGCCGATCACCTGTCGCCGCGGGCGCCGTGGGGCCGCCAGGTCACCGCCGCCGCGGGCCTGCAGGTCCGGCTCGCGCGGTGGACGCTGCAGCTCGGGTACCGCGTCGATCTGCAGCTGCCGACCTCGACCGGCGCCAGCGCGTTCGATCCGCTCGACCGGATCGCGTGCGCCGAGGCCGACTACGACTACGACCTGCCGGCGTGCGCGACCGTGCGCGCCGGCTACGGCACGACCACCGCCGCCGGCGACTACAGCCGCCAGACCCACACGCTCCGGCTCGCGCTCGGGTTCGTGCTGCCGTGATCGTGATCTACGGCGCCAGCGGGGCCATCGGTCACCGCATCGCCGCGGCGCTGGTCGATCGCGGCGCCGAGGTCCGGCTCGCCGGGCGCGATCGCGTGCGGCTGCTCGGCGTCGCCGACGAGCTGGGGCTGGTGCCGGCCGACGTGTGCGCGGCGCCGATCCACGATCCGGCGGCGCTGGCGCGGGCGTTCGCCGACGCGACCTGCGTCGTCAGCGCGGCCGGGCCCTACGGTCGGGTCGGCGCCGCGGTCGCGGCCGCGGCGCTGGCGGCCGACGCCCACTACCTCGATCTCGCGATCGAGCCCGGGTTCGTGCGGACGCTCTACGAGGAGCACGAGTCCGAGGCCCGCCGCCGCGCGCGGTGCGTCGTCAGCGGCCTCGGCACGCTCGGCGCGCTCGGCGACTGGGCCGCCGACGCCGCCGCCGGCGCGCTGCCGGCGGCGCCCGACGACGACGCGCCCCTCGACGAGATCGAGATCGCGTACGCGTTCGACGGCGCGCGGTTCGCCACCGGCATGGCCCGGTCGCTGGTAGCGACGCTGGCGGGGCCGGCGCTGGCGTGGCGGCGCGGCCGCTGGGATCAGATCGACCCCACCAGCCGCGGCCGCACGATCGATTTCGGCGAGCTGGGGGCACGCCGCGCCCGCGCGCTGGCGACGACCGAGGCCGTGACCGTGCCGCGGCGGTGGGCGGTCCGGCAGCTCGACACGTTCGTCGCGCCGACCGGCGCGCCCTGGCTCGATCGCGCGATCGGCGCCGCGGCGCCGCTCTTGCGCTGGCTGCCGGGCGCGGCCGCGACCGTCGAGGCGCTGATCGATCCCGGGCGCGCGCCCGCCGACGCCGCCGACGCCGCGGCGCGGTTCGCCGTGGTCGCGCGGGCCCGGCGCGGCGACGCCCAGGCGACGGTCGCGGTGAGCGGCGCCGACGTCTACGCGACCTCGGCCGCGATCGTCAGCCGGCTCGCCCACGCGCTCGCGACCGGCGCGCTCGATGGCGGCGGCGTGCTGACGCCCAGCCAGCTGCTCGCCGGCGAGCGCGCGCTCGGCGCCACGCCCGATCTCGTGATCACCCGCGTCGGGCCGTGACGCGCGCGCGCCGCTCGATTCTCGCGCGCGGGCGATGCGAACCTGCCGGACCCTGGTAGAACCGTGCGATGGCATCGGTTCCGGCTGGCGTGACCCTCGAGGCCGAAGGCACGATCGGCCGGCTCGCGGTGCGCCGCTGGCGGCTCGGCAACGGCCTCGGCGTGGTGTGCGCGGTCGACCCGAGCGCGCCGATCGTGTCGTACCAGACCTGGTTCCGCGTCGGCTCGCGCCACGAGGAGCCCGGCAAGACCGGCCTCGCGCACCTGTTCGAGCACCTGATGTTCAGCCAGACCGAGCGGCTCGGGCCCGGCGAGTTCGACCGCGTGGTCGAGGCCACCGGCGGCGAGTCGAACGCCGCCACCTGGGTCGACTGGACCCACTACCGGCTGAGCCTCCCGGCCCACGAGCTGCCGCTGGCGATCGAGCTCGAGAGCGATCGCATGCACCGGCTGGTGCTCGAGCCCGCGACGATCGAGCCCGAGCGCGACGTCGTCACCAACGAGCGCCGCGAGCGGGTCGAGGACGACGTCGACGGCTGGCTCGACGAGCAGCTGATGGCCACCGCCTTCGACGTCCACCCGTACCGCTGGCCGACGATCGGCTGGATGGCCGACATCCGCGCGGTCACCGTCGATGACATCCGCGCGTTCTACCGGACCTGGTACGCGCCCAACAACGCCACCCTGGTCGTGGTCGGCGCCGTCGACGAGCACGACCTCCTGACCCGGATCGAGGCCGCCTACGGCCAGCTCGCGCCGGCCGCGCTGCCGCCAGCGCGCGAGGTCGTCGAGCCGCCGCCGACCGAGGCGCGCCAGAAGATCGCGCCGCGACCGATCGCCAGCGATCGCGTGCTCCTGGGCTGGCGCGCGGTTGGCCAGGCCCACCCCGACTGGGCGCCGCTCGAGCTGACGACGACGCTGCTGGCCGGCAGCCCGTCGGCGCGGCTGCACCGCCGGCTGGTGATCGAGCGCGAGCTGGTCTCGACCGTCGACATCCAGCTGACGCCGTTCCGCGATCCATCGCTGTACCGGGTCGCGATGACCTGCACCCGCGGGCACCGCGCCGCCGAGGCGATCGCCGAGCTCGACCTGGTCCTGGCCGAGGTCGCGGCCGAGGGCGTCACCGCCGCCGAGCTGGCCAAGGCGAAGAACCTCACCGAGACCGACTTCTGGGCCCAGCTGGTCGACGCCGACGGCAAGGCCGAGGCCCTCGGCCACCACGAGACCGCGCTCGGTGACTTCCGGTCGCTGGCCGAGCTCGGCGAGCGCCTGGCGGCGGTCACGCTCGACGACGTGACCCGCGTGATCCGGACGTACCTGGTGCCGACCGCCCGCACGGTCGTGATCGCGGAGCCCGACGGCGACGGCGACGACGACGGCGACGGCGACGACGACGGCGACGGTGACGACGACCTCGGCGACGACGACGATCGCGGCGATGACGACGACGGCCACGACGACGATGGCGGTGCCGCGTGATCGACGCCATCGCCGGCACCCGGGTCGTGACCGCCGCCGCCAGCGACGCGCCGCTGGTCTGGATCGACGTCGCGATCGCGGGCGGCGCCTCGGCCGATCCGGTCGGCCTCGAGGGCCTGCACCGCCACGCCGCGCTCCTGGCCCGGCGCGGCGCCGGCGCGCGCGATCGCGCGGCCTTCGACGACGCCCTCGACAGCCTCGGCGCCGCGATCGAGGTCTCGATCGGGCGCGACGCGGTGACGCTGTCGGCGCT belongs to Myxococcales bacterium and includes:
- a CDS encoding FHA domain-containing protein — its product is MDQSKKTMRHFYCRDVLWETFEQMANDFDCSIDYLINESMRYYARSKNYPAQGAPGASSSGQQPMAPAGPPSRRPQPGTQPPGPMAQPPTASSPRRPAPPTPAGHMGGGGMPHGGRPGPTSNYGAAAQPAPAPAPAPAPPPMMSPAGSTLFLMFNGQRYPVAKDQFIIGRGSKTSDLAIKDGNISRKHAAVIRRNGTFYIKDLGSTNGIDYKGMRIDNKRIDEGDVFHLCDYELRFTYRGE
- a CDS encoding saccharopine dehydrogenase NADP-binding domain-containing protein, with product MIVIYGASGAIGHRIAAALVDRGAEVRLAGRDRVRLLGVADELGLVPADVCAAPIHDPAALARAFADATCVVSAAGPYGRVGAAVAAAALAADAHYLDLAIEPGFVRTLYEEHESEARRRARCVVSGLGTLGALGDWAADAAAGALPAAPDDDAPLDEIEIAYAFDGARFATGMARSLVATLAGPALAWRRGRWDQIDPTSRGRTIDFGELGARRARALATTEAVTVPRRWAVRQLDTFVAPTGAPWLDRAIGAAAPLLRWLPGAAATVEALIDPGRAPADAADAAARFAVVARARRGDAQATVAVSGADVYATSAAIVSRLAHALATGALDGGGVLTPSQLLAGERALGATPDLVITRVGP
- a CDS encoding insulinase family protein, whose protein sequence is MASVPAGVTLEAEGTIGRLAVRRWRLGNGLGVVCAVDPSAPIVSYQTWFRVGSRHEEPGKTGLAHLFEHLMFSQTERLGPGEFDRVVEATGGESNAATWVDWTHYRLSLPAHELPLAIELESDRMHRLVLEPATIEPERDVVTNERRERVEDDVDGWLDEQLMATAFDVHPYRWPTIGWMADIRAVTVDDIRAFYRTWYAPNNATLVVVGAVDEHDLLTRIEAAYGQLAPAALPPAREVVEPPPTEARQKIAPRPIASDRVLLGWRAVGQAHPDWAPLELTTTLLAGSPSARLHRRLVIERELVSTVDIQLTPFRDPSLYRVAMTCTRGHRAAEAIAELDLVLAEVAAEGVTAAELAKAKNLTETDFWAQLVDADGKAEALGHHETALGDFRSLAELGERLAAVTLDDVTRVIRTYLVPTARTVVIAEPDGDGDDDGDGDDDGDGDDDLGDDDDRGDDDDGHDDDGGAA